In Dermatophilus congolensis, a genomic segment contains:
- a CDS encoding diacylglycerol/lipid kinase family protein — protein MESFRSRFAVVINPSKFPGDRGVRVRDRLTSAAVEWGWGEPMWLETTVEDPGRGQARFAVEAGVEVVCALGGDGTVRSVASALVGTGVPLGLLAGGTGNLLARNLGVPWDSPVEALKVALMGADRKVDAGKARLELLRDEQATQGQAQVVEEFFLIMAGVGFDASMIAGAPEELKAQIGAAAYVWSGLRHLFGERFEVRMRTDGGAAVARKVRTVLFANVSELQGGISLLPAEPDDGLLDALVLTPKSLTGWLSVATHVLTRGRAGSERVHTSRFQSMQLRLRAPQHIQLDGDAIGLTRALDVSSLPGALVVRVRA, from the coding sequence GTGGAGAGTTTCCGTTCGCGTTTCGCTGTTGTGATTAATCCGTCGAAGTTTCCTGGTGATCGCGGCGTTCGAGTGCGGGATCGGCTTACATCGGCAGCGGTGGAGTGGGGGTGGGGTGAGCCGATGTGGCTGGAGACGACGGTGGAGGATCCTGGGCGTGGGCAGGCTCGGTTCGCTGTTGAGGCTGGTGTTGAGGTGGTGTGTGCCTTAGGTGGGGATGGGACGGTGCGGTCGGTAGCGTCTGCGTTGGTTGGCACGGGGGTGCCGTTGGGGTTGTTAGCTGGGGGTACGGGGAATTTGTTGGCTCGTAATCTTGGTGTGCCGTGGGATTCGCCGGTGGAGGCGTTGAAGGTGGCGTTGATGGGGGCGGATCGCAAGGTTGATGCGGGCAAGGCGCGGTTGGAGTTGCTGCGTGATGAGCAGGCTACGCAAGGTCAGGCTCAGGTGGTGGAGGAGTTTTTTCTCATCATGGCAGGGGTGGGGTTTGATGCGTCGATGATCGCGGGTGCACCGGAGGAGTTGAAGGCGCAGATTGGTGCTGCGGCGTATGTGTGGTCTGGTCTACGTCACCTGTTTGGGGAGCGATTTGAGGTGAGGATGCGGACTGATGGTGGTGCTGCTGTTGCGCGGAAGGTGCGGACTGTGTTGTTCGCGAATGTTTCTGAGTTGCAGGGCGGGATCAGTCTTTTGCCTGCTGAGCCGGATGATGGCTTGTTGGATGCGCTTGTGTTGACTCCGAAGTCGTTGACGGGCTGGTTATCTGTGGCGACGCATGTTCTGACGCGGGGTCGGGCTGGTAGTGAGCGGGTGCATACGTCGCGGTTTCAGTCGATGCAGTTGCGTCTTCGGGCTCCGCAGCATATTCAGCTTGATGGTGACGCGATTGGTCTTACTCGGGCCCTTGATGTGAGTTCTTTGCCTGGGGCGTTAGTTGTTCGTGTTCGCGCGTAG
- the fdh gene encoding formate dehydrogenase, whose translation MARKVALNWPALRQIVTGDFLGRGAAVTSKNTETIQPRTSTADRVVQSVCPYCAVGCGQKIFVKDEKIVQIEGDTDSPINRGRLCPKGSAGEQLVNSPRRVTTVRYRRPYATEWEDLDLDTAIDMIADRFITARAKHWEETHPDGRDNLHRTMGIASLGGATLDNEENYLIKKLFTAAGAIQVENQARIUHSATVPGLGASFGRGGATQNTQDLANADCIVIQGSNMAECHPVGFQWVTEAKLRGARIIHVDPRFTRTSAQADRHIPIRAGSDIALLGALINYVLTNDLWFKEYVLAYTNATSIVHGDFQDTEDLNGLFSGYDPDKNHYDTSSWGYCSTAGEPVSGGGHATESGAHQSHAAHPETAGSGGPTLEHAHVRKDPTLQDPNCVLNILRRHYARYTPEMVEEVCGISTEDFHYLAESITANSGPERTTAFCYAVGWTQHTAGAQMIRTSSILQLLLGNIGRPGGGIMALRGHASIQGSTDIPTLFNLLPGYLPMPVAGVHDTLTDYINTVGSPDQKGFWAYADAYTISLLKAWWGEHATAENDFAYGYMPKLTGPHGTYQTVMRMLEGNVSGYFVLGQNPAVGSAHARMQRLALAKLDWLVVRDLQMIETATFWKDSPEVATGEIIPEQVGTEVFFLPASSYAEKAGTFTQTHRLVQWRHKAVDAPGQCQSELDFFYQLGCRIRAKLAESTDPRDKPLLDLTWDYPLDEHGEVDPESVLAEINGFHIGGEKHRKPLSAFTQMKADGSTAGGCWIYAGIYADGINRAASRVPDRDGSYIAPNWGWAWPANRRILYNRASAAPDGKPWSERKKYIYWDEQAGKWAGPDVPDFPVAKHPNYRAPQDASGVEALKGTDAFIMQADGLAWLYAPRGLVDGPLPTHYEAAESPVVNPLYPQQANPTRVTFRRQDNLLAVSGGDPGSDVYPYVFTTYRLTEHHTAGGMSRWLPYLAELQPEMFCEISRELADERGLENGGWATIISPRAAIETRVLVTDRVQPLRIAGRTVHQIGLPYHWGVGEHAVVTGDSANDLLGLALDPNVHIQEAKAGSCDIRPGRRPQGKAVLDLVQEYQRRAQLTTDTSQTLVEQLTPRKPNPPTTTGTHTSTQEG comes from the coding sequence ATGGCACGGAAAGTGGCCCTGAACTGGCCAGCACTGCGCCAAATCGTCACTGGTGACTTCCTTGGCCGCGGAGCCGCAGTTACCAGCAAAAACACCGAGACAATCCAGCCACGTACATCCACAGCCGACCGTGTAGTACAAAGCGTCTGCCCCTACTGCGCCGTGGGCTGCGGCCAGAAAATCTTCGTCAAAGACGAAAAAATCGTCCAGATCGAAGGCGACACAGACTCACCAATCAACCGCGGCCGCCTATGCCCCAAAGGATCCGCCGGCGAACAACTCGTCAACTCACCCCGGCGAGTCACCACAGTGCGATACCGCCGCCCATACGCCACGGAATGGGAAGACCTCGACCTCGACACCGCGATCGACATGATCGCTGACCGATTCATCACCGCACGCGCCAAACACTGGGAAGAAACACACCCCGACGGGCGCGACAACCTCCACCGCACCATGGGCATCGCCTCCCTCGGAGGGGCCACACTCGACAACGAAGAGAACTACCTCATCAAAAAACTGTTCACAGCCGCAGGAGCAATCCAGGTCGAGAACCAAGCCCGTATTTGACACTCCGCCACGGTTCCCGGTCTGGGAGCCTCGTTCGGGCGCGGCGGCGCCACCCAAAACACGCAGGACCTCGCGAACGCCGACTGCATCGTCATTCAAGGGTCCAACATGGCTGAATGCCACCCAGTAGGTTTCCAATGGGTGACCGAAGCCAAACTGCGCGGCGCGCGGATCATCCACGTCGACCCGCGGTTCACCCGTACCTCAGCGCAAGCAGACCGACACATCCCCATCCGTGCCGGATCAGACATCGCGCTGCTCGGCGCACTCATCAACTACGTATTAACCAACGACCTATGGTTCAAGGAATACGTCCTCGCCTACACCAACGCGACGTCAATCGTGCACGGCGACTTCCAAGACACTGAAGACCTCAACGGTCTCTTCAGCGGATACGACCCCGACAAAAACCACTACGACACCAGCTCATGGGGATACTGCAGCACCGCAGGCGAACCCGTCAGCGGCGGCGGCCACGCAACCGAATCAGGCGCACACCAATCGCACGCCGCACACCCAGAAACAGCAGGATCAGGCGGTCCCACCCTCGAACACGCCCACGTCCGCAAAGACCCCACACTCCAAGACCCCAACTGCGTCTTGAACATACTTCGACGCCACTACGCCCGATACACACCTGAAATGGTCGAAGAAGTCTGCGGCATCTCAACCGAAGACTTCCACTACCTCGCCGAATCCATCACCGCGAACTCAGGACCAGAACGCACCACCGCGTTCTGCTACGCAGTCGGCTGGACCCAACACACCGCCGGCGCCCAAATGATCCGCACCTCCTCAATCCTGCAACTCCTCCTAGGAAACATCGGACGACCAGGCGGGGGCATCATGGCCCTACGCGGACACGCCTCCATCCAAGGATCCACAGACATCCCCACCCTGTTCAACCTGCTCCCGGGCTACCTACCCATGCCCGTAGCAGGCGTACACGACACACTCACCGACTACATCAACACCGTCGGATCACCCGACCAAAAAGGCTTCTGGGCCTACGCCGACGCCTACACCATCAGCCTCCTCAAAGCCTGGTGGGGCGAACACGCCACCGCAGAAAACGACTTCGCCTACGGCTACATGCCCAAACTCACCGGCCCACACGGCACCTACCAAACCGTGATGCGAATGCTCGAAGGCAACGTCAGTGGCTACTTCGTCCTGGGCCAAAACCCAGCCGTGGGATCAGCACACGCCCGCATGCAACGACTCGCACTAGCAAAACTGGACTGGCTAGTAGTGCGCGACCTGCAAATGATCGAAACAGCAACCTTCTGGAAAGACTCACCCGAAGTCGCCACCGGCGAAATCATTCCAGAACAAGTAGGCACCGAAGTGTTCTTCCTGCCAGCATCTTCCTACGCCGAAAAAGCAGGAACATTCACCCAAACACACCGACTCGTGCAATGGCGACACAAAGCAGTCGACGCCCCCGGACAGTGCCAAAGCGAACTGGACTTCTTCTACCAACTTGGCTGCCGCATCCGCGCCAAACTCGCCGAATCAACAGACCCACGCGACAAGCCACTACTCGACCTGACCTGGGACTACCCCCTAGATGAACATGGCGAAGTCGACCCCGAATCCGTCCTGGCAGAAATCAACGGATTCCACATCGGCGGCGAAAAACACCGCAAACCCCTATCAGCCTTCACCCAAATGAAAGCTGACGGCTCCACCGCCGGAGGGTGCTGGATCTACGCAGGAATCTACGCAGACGGCATCAACCGCGCCGCCAGCCGCGTCCCCGACCGCGACGGCAGCTACATCGCCCCCAACTGGGGCTGGGCATGGCCAGCAAACCGACGCATCCTCTACAACCGCGCCTCCGCCGCACCCGATGGAAAACCCTGGTCAGAACGCAAAAAATACATCTACTGGGACGAACAAGCAGGCAAATGGGCCGGCCCCGACGTCCCTGACTTCCCCGTAGCCAAACACCCCAACTACCGCGCCCCCCAAGACGCGAGCGGAGTAGAAGCCCTCAAGGGCACCGACGCATTCATCATGCAAGCCGACGGCTTAGCCTGGCTATACGCACCTCGCGGACTCGTCGACGGCCCCCTACCCACCCACTACGAAGCCGCGGAATCACCCGTAGTGAACCCGCTCTACCCCCAACAAGCCAACCCCACCCGCGTCACCTTCCGCCGCCAAGACAATCTCCTGGCCGTCTCCGGAGGCGACCCCGGATCCGACGTATACCCATACGTATTCACCACCTACAGGCTCACCGAACACCACACCGCCGGCGGCATGAGCCGATGGCTGCCCTACCTAGCCGAACTACAACCCGAAATGTTCTGCGAAATCTCCCGAGAACTTGCAGACGAACGCGGTCTTGAAAACGGCGGCTGGGCAACCATCATCTCCCCCCGCGCAGCCATCGAAACCAGAGTGCTCGTCACCGACCGAGTGCAACCACTACGCATCGCTGGCCGCACCGTTCACCAAATCGGCCTGCCCTACCACTGGGGCGTAGGCGAACACGCCGTCGTCACCGGAGACTCCGCCAACGACCTCCTCGGCCTAGCACTGGACCCCAACGTCCACATCCAAGAAGCCAAAGCCGGCTCCTGCGACATCCGACCAGGGCGCAGACCCCAAGGAAAAGCAGTCCTGGACCTCGTGCAGGAATACCAGCGAAGAGCCCAACTCACCACCGACACAAGCCAAACCCTCGTCGAACAACTCACCCCACGAAAACCAAACCCGCCCACCACAACGGGCACACACACATCGACACAGGAGGGATGA
- a CDS encoding 4Fe-4S dicluster domain-containing protein: MGFWRNQLYGPTNPITDSGWKPENTRKGFFTDTSICIGCKACEVACKEWNRVPARGEKEHGNQLLGSSYDNSGHLGANTWRHVAFIEQGPEQLAKAKASGAVALGMPSIGAPPAATSSCGSNTTADTSQSTPQGLPAVRWLMSSDVCKHCTHAGCLDVCPTGALFRSEFGTVVVQADVCNGCGMCVAACPFGVIGRRENGTVTLPTSDGNTIQEKIHNGGVAQKCTLCYDRIKDGQKPACAQTCPTTSIKFGDHADMVKAARKRLADLHAQGRTEARLYGANPHDGVGGTGSVFLLMDEPEAYGLPPDPVVPTRHLSEMFTKAGIAGTAMIGIALAVFAGNGSLNKGA; encoded by the coding sequence ATGGGGTTCTGGCGCAATCAGCTATACGGGCCGACCAACCCGATCACCGACTCCGGGTGGAAACCCGAAAACACGCGCAAAGGCTTCTTCACCGACACATCCATCTGCATCGGCTGCAAAGCCTGCGAAGTAGCCTGCAAAGAATGGAACCGTGTACCCGCCCGCGGCGAAAAAGAACACGGCAACCAACTCCTCGGATCCTCATACGACAACTCAGGACACCTAGGCGCCAACACTTGGCGACACGTCGCCTTCATCGAACAAGGCCCCGAACAACTCGCCAAAGCCAAAGCCAGCGGCGCCGTAGCACTGGGCATGCCCTCCATCGGAGCGCCACCTGCTGCCACATCCAGCTGCGGCAGCAACACCACTGCCGACACCAGTCAAAGCACACCACAAGGCCTACCGGCTGTTCGGTGGCTAATGAGCTCAGACGTGTGTAAACACTGCACCCACGCAGGCTGCCTCGACGTCTGCCCCACCGGTGCCCTTTTCCGCTCCGAATTCGGCACTGTCGTTGTGCAAGCAGACGTGTGCAACGGATGTGGCATGTGCGTTGCAGCCTGCCCATTCGGCGTCATCGGCCGCCGTGAAAACGGAACCGTCACCCTTCCCACCAGCGACGGAAACACCATCCAAGAAAAAATTCATAACGGCGGCGTCGCCCAAAAATGCACCCTTTGCTACGACCGCATCAAAGACGGACAAAAACCAGCCTGCGCGCAAACCTGCCCCACCACCTCCATCAAATTCGGTGACCACGCTGACATGGTCAAAGCTGCACGCAAACGACTCGCGGACCTGCATGCACAAGGCCGCACAGAAGCACGCCTCTACGGCGCTAACCCTCACGATGGAGTCGGCGGCACCGGCTCAGTATTCCTCCTCATGGACGAACCCGAGGCATACGGACTGCCACCAGACCCAGTCGTACCAACCAGGCACCTGTCAGAGATGTTCACTAAGGCAGGCATCGCCGGAACCGCCATGATCGGTATCGCGCTGGCAGTATTCGCGGGCAACGGGTCACTGAACAAAGGGGCATGA
- the nrfD gene encoding NrfD/PsrC family molybdoenzyme membrane anchor subunit, with product MTTNPFDEVRPPTPQHRGGRRKKRRGADPNATVPEAQFGSYYGRNIVKPPPWKKEIPAYLFLGGLAGASGLIGAGAHLTGRFELRRNARLAAIAAAAAGGAALVVDLGRPERFLNMMRTVKLTSPMSVGSWILVGFSTFAGGAVMTELGRPALASSEPNMLKSLVQAVSGSAQYAAEHSRGLVPPTEAPLVLAKAHEKSALLMVLDFFDPLMSAGTAFFSPPLAAYTAVLLADTAVPLWNQAYRELPFLFVASATAAGCGMAMVTTNPAQTAPVRQLAAIAAGVEAGADVAMERRLGEEGQPLHEGASGRLHTAARVLTVAGGIGAVLCGRGRLGAAVSGLALMAGSACTRFAVVSAGITSAQDPIYTVRPQRRRAAARQTEGMGVTQPGQDIAI from the coding sequence GTGACAACAAACCCCTTCGACGAAGTACGCCCACCCACCCCGCAGCATCGAGGCGGCCGCCGGAAAAAACGTCGTGGAGCAGACCCCAACGCCACAGTCCCCGAAGCTCAATTCGGTAGCTATTACGGCCGCAACATCGTCAAACCACCGCCGTGGAAAAAAGAAATCCCCGCCTACCTCTTCCTCGGTGGCCTAGCTGGTGCCTCTGGTCTGATCGGAGCTGGCGCCCACCTGACTGGCCGTTTCGAGCTGCGTCGCAACGCACGCCTGGCAGCGATCGCTGCTGCGGCTGCAGGCGGGGCAGCGCTCGTGGTTGACCTGGGACGCCCCGAACGGTTCCTCAACATGATGCGCACCGTGAAACTGACCTCGCCGATGAGCGTCGGATCATGGATTCTGGTCGGATTTTCCACGTTCGCCGGTGGTGCTGTGATGACCGAGCTTGGTAGGCCAGCTCTGGCCTCGAGCGAGCCCAACATGCTGAAATCGCTCGTGCAAGCGGTGAGCGGCTCAGCCCAATATGCTGCGGAACACTCCCGTGGCTTAGTTCCACCCACCGAAGCGCCGCTGGTACTGGCCAAGGCGCATGAAAAATCTGCGCTGCTCATGGTGTTGGACTTTTTCGATCCGCTGATGAGTGCCGGAACCGCGTTCTTCTCCCCGCCCCTGGCGGCCTACACAGCCGTGCTGTTGGCTGACACAGCCGTCCCCTTGTGGAACCAGGCGTACCGGGAGCTGCCCTTCCTCTTTGTTGCTTCAGCCACCGCCGCCGGGTGCGGCATGGCCATGGTGACGACCAACCCAGCGCAGACCGCGCCGGTTCGTCAGCTCGCGGCCATAGCTGCGGGCGTGGAAGCTGGTGCCGATGTGGCGATGGAACGCCGCCTCGGTGAAGAAGGACAGCCTCTCCATGAAGGCGCCAGTGGCCGGTTGCACACAGCAGCACGGGTTCTCACTGTTGCTGGCGGGATCGGCGCGGTGCTGTGTGGGCGAGGCAGGCTAGGTGCTGCAGTCTCGGGGCTGGCGTTGATGGCAGGTTCGGCATGTACACGTTTCGCAGTGGTCTCAGCAGGGATCACCTCTGCGCAAGACCCCATCTACACGGTGCGCCCGCAACGTCGCCGTGCCGCTGCTAGACAAACCGAAGGAATGGGTGTCACCCAGCCAGGGCAAGACATCGCCAT
- the ygiD gene encoding 4,5-DOPA dioxygenase extradiol, with the protein MSSLVMPAAFVGHGSPMNALESNRYTQAWRKFGASVPRPRAVLVVSAHWYINATAVTAMPQPRTIHDFYGFPQELFDIDYPAPGLPDLADEIAEIAKPTWVGADEDSWGIDHGTWSVLVHAFPDASIPVVQLSIDAGKPLEYHVDLGAKLASLRSRGVLILTSGNVVHNLRAIDWDAPNSGFDWAQRFDEAAKSLLFDRPGEIVSLSNHRDYGSAVPTPDHFIPLMYFAGLAERSEKIDVSVLVDGYSYGALSMAAYTLGMPPVEASDGLGAAPVPDHVPAEATNL; encoded by the coding sequence ATGAGCTCACTGGTCATGCCCGCAGCGTTTGTCGGGCACGGTTCCCCAATGAACGCGTTGGAGAGCAACCGGTACACGCAGGCGTGGAGGAAGTTCGGTGCTTCCGTCCCCCGCCCCCGAGCCGTTCTGGTCGTGAGTGCCCACTGGTACATCAACGCCACCGCAGTTACCGCGATGCCCCAGCCTCGAACAATCCACGACTTCTACGGGTTCCCGCAGGAGCTCTTTGATATCGACTATCCAGCACCCGGTCTGCCCGATCTTGCTGACGAGATAGCTGAGATTGCCAAGCCCACATGGGTCGGCGCAGACGAAGACAGTTGGGGCATCGACCACGGAACGTGGTCAGTGCTTGTTCACGCGTTCCCGGACGCTTCGATTCCTGTCGTACAACTCAGCATCGACGCCGGAAAACCCCTCGAATATCACGTCGATCTCGGCGCCAAGCTCGCTAGCTTGCGGAGCCGTGGTGTGCTCATCCTGACCAGTGGCAATGTCGTCCACAACTTGCGGGCTATTGACTGGGATGCACCGAATTCCGGTTTCGACTGGGCGCAACGTTTCGACGAGGCAGCCAAGAGCCTGCTGTTCGACCGTCCCGGTGAAATCGTCTCGTTGAGTAATCACCGTGACTACGGGAGCGCAGTGCCCACACCCGATCACTTCATTCCTCTGATGTATTTCGCGGGCCTTGCCGAGCGATCCGAGAAGATCGACGTCTCCGTACTCGTTGACGGTTACTCCTACGGGGCGCTTTCTATGGCGGCATACACACTGGGCATGCCGCCGGTCGAAGCATCTGATGGGCTCGGGGCTGCGCCCGTACCGGATCACGTGCCCGCCGAGGCAACAAACCTCTGA
- a CDS encoding DUF5926 family protein: MGKAARRARKEAQAARPTVAAAPFIARPFTGLPGESDWVAMRQLLPAALASITLRDCEPIRSALGHDPSETDLNITITTLLPGAWPALHRDNGERLIAIQSVGASGDASRDIAAAILAALAAPAGVPVTHMPPVNADTPRLQGLIGPTTTFAADLRAGFDYWVPDVSALDARAKAELEEANASLVPTMRMPADACPKNAIAYWGLMGDRALIRLILTDEENRATDALARLHAASVDTLQAEQGASTRLLGAFRADGVLIPVWDLDPALGAEAYEKALAEFSARYTEALASDAPLTPEERRARSGLLSRQLTLR; encoded by the coding sequence ATGGGTAAGGCAGCACGACGCGCACGTAAAGAAGCACAAGCCGCACGCCCCACCGTGGCCGCGGCACCCTTCATAGCACGCCCCTTTACGGGGCTGCCCGGCGAAAGCGACTGGGTGGCAATGCGCCAACTCCTACCCGCTGCCCTGGCCAGTATCACCCTGCGCGACTGCGAACCCATCCGTAGCGCCCTCGGACACGACCCCAGCGAAACCGACCTGAACATCACTATCACCACCCTCCTACCCGGAGCATGGCCCGCACTCCACCGCGACAACGGTGAACGCCTCATCGCCATCCAGTCCGTCGGAGCCAGTGGCGACGCATCCCGAGATATTGCCGCTGCGATCCTCGCCGCCCTGGCCGCCCCAGCTGGCGTGCCAGTAACACATATGCCTCCGGTCAACGCCGACACGCCCCGACTGCAAGGCCTCATTGGCCCCACGACCACCTTCGCAGCCGACCTACGCGCCGGATTCGACTACTGGGTACCTGATGTCAGCGCCCTGGATGCCCGTGCCAAAGCTGAACTTGAAGAAGCAAACGCATCCCTGGTCCCTACCATGCGTATGCCAGCAGATGCCTGCCCCAAGAACGCCATCGCCTACTGGGGACTCATGGGCGATCGAGCCCTCATCCGCTTGATTCTCACCGACGAGGAAAACCGCGCCACCGACGCCCTCGCCCGCCTCCACGCGGCCAGCGTCGACACCCTCCAAGCAGAACAAGGAGCATCTACCCGACTCCTGGGCGCCTTCCGCGCCGACGGCGTGCTCATTCCCGTCTGGGATCTCGACCCCGCCCTGGGAGCAGAGGCATACGAAAAAGCACTCGCCGAGTTCTCTGCTCGTTACACCGAAGCACTCGCATCTGATGCGCCGTTGACCCCCGAAGAACGACGTGCCCGATCTGGTTTGCTCAGCCGTCAGTTGACCTTGCGCTAA